From the genome of Patagioenas fasciata isolate bPatFas1 chromosome 17, bPatFas1.hap1, whole genome shotgun sequence, one region includes:
- the ZNRF3 gene encoding E3 ubiquitin-protein ligase ZNRF3 isoform X3 — protein MVHFDTIILADKKKKDKKVEVFLYSSGLIEMHPLGLCNSNDEEDLYEYGWVGVVKLEQPELEPKPCLTVLGKAKRAVQRGATAVIFDVSENPDAIDQLNEGAEDPLKRPVVYVKGADAVKLMNIVNKQKVARARIQHRPPRQPTEYFDMGIFLAFFVVVSLVCLILLVKIKLKQRRSQNSMNRLAVQALEKMETRKFKSKSKGHREGSCGALDTLSSSSTSDCAICLEKYIDGEELRVIPCTHRFHKKCVDPWLLQHHTCPHCRHNIIEQKKGSAGPVCLESINPARSRQQRVILPVHYPGRVHRANQITAYPTRTSMDPHGNPITVLTVERHGEQSIYQAQSPAYIQSYQPIHLDHALNAHHCSLEHRAYSPAHNFRRPKFGGRNFSKAACFSQYETMYQHYYFQGLSYPEQDGQPPAGISSKGPSRAFQPGSSMIFPPVVHVVPSSRLESGSTSSFSCYHGHRSVCSGYLADCPGSDSSSSSSGQCHCSSSDSMVDCTEVSNQGVYGSCSTFRSSLSSDYDPYVYRSKSPCRAGEVSGANRGAIVLLEGPHQDELPAHSHSLVGTDCRPVPASSSGDQLSNCSMDMNYSSNSSLEHRDPNGTTSEGGHEAIPGAALDAKRNWKDPEIAGPLMEQACACCFELQHPALEPGGGTADCSALFLSSPLWGTCGPGTEPQSGSTPGLYSINSDHLHRTDGVKYEGLPCCFYEEKQVACSSNSGSGGGGCYTEDYAVNVQYTLPDDTLPSCCKGVCDLGQRIPIIPEDRDCELILPTECQGTHTGGCSSWDGTPELDTYLHCQDIGEVPDEREVCYEAASFLRQNHSQKEEARMLFPSPTLNSQKLMMTTKATGAGSYPLERSQIGD, from the exons ATGGTGCATTTTGACACTATTATCCttgcagacaagaaaaaaaaagacaaaaaggttGAAGTTTTCTTGTATTCATCAGGACTTATTGAG ATGCACCCTCTTGGACTGTGTAATAGCAACGATGAGGAAGACCTGTATGAGTATGGCTGGGTAGGGGTGGTGAAACTGGAACAGCCGGAGTTGGAGCCCAAGCCGTGCCTGACTGTCTTGGGAAAG GCAAAGCGAGCAGTACAGCGAGGAGCCACAGCGGTCATCTTTGATGTTTCTGAAAACCCAGATGCCATTGATCAG CTGAACGAGGGCGCAGAGGACCCTCTGAAGAGACCGGTGGTGTACGTGAAGGGTGCTGATGCTGTCAAGCTAATGAACATCGTTAACAAGCAGAAAGTGGCACGAGCAAGGATTCAGCATCGCCCCCCACGG caaCCCACCGAGTACTTTGATATGGGAATTTTCCTGGCCTTCTTTGTGGTTGTGTCTCTTGTTTGCCTCATTCTTCTTGTCAAGATCAAACTGAAACAGCGACGTAGTCAG AATTCCATGAACAGGCTTGCAGTGCAGGCACTGGAAAAAATGGAGACCAGGAAGTTTAAATCCAAAAGTAAAGGACACCGGGAAGGCAGCTGTGGAGCGCTGGACACACTCAGTAGCAGCTCCACCTCTGACTGCGCCATCTGCTTGGAGAAGTACATCGATGGGGAG GAATTGCGTGTCATTCCCTGCACTCACCGGTTTCACAAGAAGTGTGTGGATCCTTGGCTACTGCAGCATCACACCTGCCCTCACTGCCGCCACAACATCATAG AACAGAAGAAGGGAAGCGCAGGTCCAGTCTGTCTGGAATCCATCAACCCAGCACGCAGCCGGCAGCAGAGGGTGATCCTGCCTGTGCATTACCCAGGCCGAGTGCACAGAGCAAACCAGATAACGGCGTATCCCACCCGGACAAGCATGGACCCTCATGGAAACCCCATCACGGTCCTTACAGTTGAACGACATGGTGAACAGAGCATCTACCAAGCCCAGTCCCCAGCCTATATCCAAAGTTATCAGCCTATTCATTTGGACCATGCTTTAAACGCGCATCACTGCAGCCTGGAACATCGGGCTTACTCTCCAGCTCACAACTTCCGAAGACCCAAGTTTGGTGGACGCAACTTTTCCAAAGCAGCGTGCTTTTCCCAATATGAGACCATGTATCAGCACTACTACTTCCAAGGCCTTAGTTACCCTGAGCAAGATGGACAGCCTCCAGCTGGCATTTCTTCAAAGGGTCCTTCCCGTGCCTTCCAACCTGGTAGCAGCATGATTTTCCCTCCTGTGGTACATGTAGTGCCCTCATCCCGCTTGGAGAGTGGCAGTACCTCCAGCTTCAGCTGCTATCATGGTCATCGCTCAGTGTGCAGTGGATATTTGGCTGACTGCCCTGGgagtgacagcagcagcagcagttctggCCAGTGCCACTGCTCCTCTAGTGATTCCATGGTTGACTGCACTGAAGTCAGCAACCAAGGGGTTTATGGGAGCTGCTCCACCTTTCGCAGCTCTTTAAGCAGTGACTATGACCCGTACGTTTACCGCAGTAAGAGTCCTTGCCGAGCGGGTGAGGTTAGTGGTGCGAACAGGGGTGCAATTGTTCTCTTGGAGGGCCCCCACCAGGATGAGCTTCCAGCTCACAGTCACAGTCTGGTGGGTACTGACTGTCGGCCTGTGCCAGCTTCTTCCTCAGGGGACCAACTGTCTAACTGCAGCATGGATATGAACTATAGCAGTAATTCCTCGCTAGAGCACAGGGATCCAAATGGCACTACCTCAGAGGGAGGACATGAGGCCATTCCTGGTGCTGCCTTGGATGCTAAAAGGAACTGGAAGGATCCAGAGATAGCAGGGCCGCTTATGGAGCAAGCGTGTGCATGCTGCTTTGAACTCCAGCACCCTGCCCTGGAGCCTGGCGGTGGCACAGCTGACTGTAGCGCACTCTTCCTTAGCTCTCCGCTCTGGGGGACGTGTGGCCCAGGAACAGAACCACAGTCAGGGAGCACCCCAGGCTTGTACAGTATTAACTCAGACCACTTGCATAGGACAGATGGAGTAAAATATGAGGGGTTGCCCTGCTGCTTCTATGAAGAGAAGCAGGTAGCCTGTAGTAGCAACAGTGGCAGTGGAGGCGGTGGCTGctatacagaagactatgcagtGAACGTGCAGTACACGCTTCCAGATGACACCTTGCCAAGCTGCTGTAAGGGTGTTTGTGATCTGGGTCAACGCATTCCCATAATTCCTGAAGACAGAGACTGTGAGCTGATCCTACCTACAGAGTGCcaagggacccacacaggaggcTGTAGCTCCTGGGATGGAACACCTGAGCTAGATACTTACCTGCACTGCCAAGATATAGGAGAGGTACCGGACGAGAGGGAGGTGTGCTATGAGGCAGCGTCATTCCTGCGGCAGAACCACTCTCAGAAGGAGGAAGCCAGAATGCTCTTTCCCAGTCCCACTCTGAACTCCCAGAAGCTGATGATGACCACAAAGGCCACAG GTGCTGGATCTTATCCCTTGGAGAGAAGCCAAATCGGTGACTAG
- the ZNRF3 gene encoding E3 ubiquitin-protein ligase ZNRF3 isoform X4 codes for MHPLGLCNSNDEEDLYEYGWVGVVKLEQPELEPKPCLTVLGKAKRAVQRGATAVIFDVSENPDAIDQLNEGAEDPLKRPVVYVKGADAVKLMNIVNKQKVARARIQHRPPRQPTEYFDMGIFLAFFVVVSLVCLILLVKIKLKQRRSQNSMNRLAVQALEKMETRKFKSKSKGHREGSCGALDTLSSSSTSDCAICLEKYIDGEELRVIPCTHRFHKKCVDPWLLQHHTCPHCRHNIIEQKKGSAGPVCLESINPARSRQQRVILPVHYPGRVHRANQITAYPTRTSMDPHGNPITVLTVERHGEQSIYQAQSPAYIQSYQPIHLDHALNAHHCSLEHRAYSPAHNFRRPKFGGRNFSKAACFSQYETMYQHYYFQGLSYPEQDGQPPAGISSKGPSRAFQPGSSMIFPPVVHVVPSSRLESGSTSSFSCYHGHRSVCSGYLADCPGSDSSSSSSGQCHCSSSDSMVDCTEVSNQGVYGSCSTFRSSLSSDYDPYVYRSKSPCRAGEVSGANRGAIVLLEGPHQDELPAHSHSLVGTDCRPVPASSSGDQLSNCSMDMNYSSNSSLEHRDPNGTTSEGGHEAIPGAALDAKRNWKDPEIAGPLMEQACACCFELQHPALEPGGGTADCSALFLSSPLWGTCGPGTEPQSGSTPGLYSINSDHLHRTDGVKYEGLPCCFYEEKQVACSSNSGSGGGGCYTEDYAVNVQYTLPDDTLPSCCKGVCDLGQRIPIIPEDRDCELILPTECQGTHTGGCSSWDGTPELDTYLHCQDIGEVPDEREVCYEAASFLRQNHSQKEEARMLFPSPTLNSQKLMMTTKATGAGSYPLERSQIGD; via the exons ATGCACCCTCTTGGACTGTGTAATAGCAACGATGAGGAAGACCTGTATGAGTATGGCTGGGTAGGGGTGGTGAAACTGGAACAGCCGGAGTTGGAGCCCAAGCCGTGCCTGACTGTCTTGGGAAAG GCAAAGCGAGCAGTACAGCGAGGAGCCACAGCGGTCATCTTTGATGTTTCTGAAAACCCAGATGCCATTGATCAG CTGAACGAGGGCGCAGAGGACCCTCTGAAGAGACCGGTGGTGTACGTGAAGGGTGCTGATGCTGTCAAGCTAATGAACATCGTTAACAAGCAGAAAGTGGCACGAGCAAGGATTCAGCATCGCCCCCCACGG caaCCCACCGAGTACTTTGATATGGGAATTTTCCTGGCCTTCTTTGTGGTTGTGTCTCTTGTTTGCCTCATTCTTCTTGTCAAGATCAAACTGAAACAGCGACGTAGTCAG AATTCCATGAACAGGCTTGCAGTGCAGGCACTGGAAAAAATGGAGACCAGGAAGTTTAAATCCAAAAGTAAAGGACACCGGGAAGGCAGCTGTGGAGCGCTGGACACACTCAGTAGCAGCTCCACCTCTGACTGCGCCATCTGCTTGGAGAAGTACATCGATGGGGAG GAATTGCGTGTCATTCCCTGCACTCACCGGTTTCACAAGAAGTGTGTGGATCCTTGGCTACTGCAGCATCACACCTGCCCTCACTGCCGCCACAACATCATAG AACAGAAGAAGGGAAGCGCAGGTCCAGTCTGTCTGGAATCCATCAACCCAGCACGCAGCCGGCAGCAGAGGGTGATCCTGCCTGTGCATTACCCAGGCCGAGTGCACAGAGCAAACCAGATAACGGCGTATCCCACCCGGACAAGCATGGACCCTCATGGAAACCCCATCACGGTCCTTACAGTTGAACGACATGGTGAACAGAGCATCTACCAAGCCCAGTCCCCAGCCTATATCCAAAGTTATCAGCCTATTCATTTGGACCATGCTTTAAACGCGCATCACTGCAGCCTGGAACATCGGGCTTACTCTCCAGCTCACAACTTCCGAAGACCCAAGTTTGGTGGACGCAACTTTTCCAAAGCAGCGTGCTTTTCCCAATATGAGACCATGTATCAGCACTACTACTTCCAAGGCCTTAGTTACCCTGAGCAAGATGGACAGCCTCCAGCTGGCATTTCTTCAAAGGGTCCTTCCCGTGCCTTCCAACCTGGTAGCAGCATGATTTTCCCTCCTGTGGTACATGTAGTGCCCTCATCCCGCTTGGAGAGTGGCAGTACCTCCAGCTTCAGCTGCTATCATGGTCATCGCTCAGTGTGCAGTGGATATTTGGCTGACTGCCCTGGgagtgacagcagcagcagcagttctggCCAGTGCCACTGCTCCTCTAGTGATTCCATGGTTGACTGCACTGAAGTCAGCAACCAAGGGGTTTATGGGAGCTGCTCCACCTTTCGCAGCTCTTTAAGCAGTGACTATGACCCGTACGTTTACCGCAGTAAGAGTCCTTGCCGAGCGGGTGAGGTTAGTGGTGCGAACAGGGGTGCAATTGTTCTCTTGGAGGGCCCCCACCAGGATGAGCTTCCAGCTCACAGTCACAGTCTGGTGGGTACTGACTGTCGGCCTGTGCCAGCTTCTTCCTCAGGGGACCAACTGTCTAACTGCAGCATGGATATGAACTATAGCAGTAATTCCTCGCTAGAGCACAGGGATCCAAATGGCACTACCTCAGAGGGAGGACATGAGGCCATTCCTGGTGCTGCCTTGGATGCTAAAAGGAACTGGAAGGATCCAGAGATAGCAGGGCCGCTTATGGAGCAAGCGTGTGCATGCTGCTTTGAACTCCAGCACCCTGCCCTGGAGCCTGGCGGTGGCACAGCTGACTGTAGCGCACTCTTCCTTAGCTCTCCGCTCTGGGGGACGTGTGGCCCAGGAACAGAACCACAGTCAGGGAGCACCCCAGGCTTGTACAGTATTAACTCAGACCACTTGCATAGGACAGATGGAGTAAAATATGAGGGGTTGCCCTGCTGCTTCTATGAAGAGAAGCAGGTAGCCTGTAGTAGCAACAGTGGCAGTGGAGGCGGTGGCTGctatacagaagactatgcagtGAACGTGCAGTACACGCTTCCAGATGACACCTTGCCAAGCTGCTGTAAGGGTGTTTGTGATCTGGGTCAACGCATTCCCATAATTCCTGAAGACAGAGACTGTGAGCTGATCCTACCTACAGAGTGCcaagggacccacacaggaggcTGTAGCTCCTGGGATGGAACACCTGAGCTAGATACTTACCTGCACTGCCAAGATATAGGAGAGGTACCGGACGAGAGGGAGGTGTGCTATGAGGCAGCGTCATTCCTGCGGCAGAACCACTCTCAGAAGGAGGAAGCCAGAATGCTCTTTCCCAGTCCCACTCTGAACTCCCAGAAGCTGATGATGACCACAAAGGCCACAG GTGCTGGATCTTATCCCTTGGAGAGAAGCCAAATCGGTGACTAG
- the ZNRF3 gene encoding E3 ubiquitin-protein ligase ZNRF3 isoform X2, protein MRGCGAGAGPAVPPPLLLGLLLAAAPGAALGKETAFVEVVLFESSPSGDYTTYTTGLQGRFSRAGATLSAEGEIVQMHPLGLCNSNDEEDLYEYGWVGVVKLEQPELEPKPCLTVLGKLNEGAEDPLKRPVVYVKGADAVKLMNIVNKQKVARARIQHRPPRQPTEYFDMGIFLAFFVVVSLVCLILLVKIKLKQRRSQNSMNRLAVQALEKMETRKFKSKSKGHREGSCGALDTLSSSSTSDCAICLEKYIDGEELRVIPCTHRFHKKCVDPWLLQHHTCPHCRHNIIEQKKGSAGPVCLESINPARSRQQRVILPVHYPGRVHRANQITAYPTRTSMDPHGNPITVLTVERHGEQSIYQAQSPAYIQSYQPIHLDHALNAHHCSLEHRAYSPAHNFRRPKFGGRNFSKAACFSQYETMYQHYYFQGLSYPEQDGQPPAGISSKGPSRAFQPGSSMIFPPVVHVVPSSRLESGSTSSFSCYHGHRSVCSGYLADCPGSDSSSSSSGQCHCSSSDSMVDCTEVSNQGVYGSCSTFRSSLSSDYDPYVYRSKSPCRAGEVSGANRGAIVLLEGPHQDELPAHSHSLVGTDCRPVPASSSGDQLSNCSMDMNYSSNSSLEHRDPNGTTSEGGHEAIPGAALDAKRNWKDPEIAGPLMEQACACCFELQHPALEPGGGTADCSALFLSSPLWGTCGPGTEPQSGSTPGLYSINSDHLHRTDGVKYEGLPCCFYEEKQVACSSNSGSGGGGCYTEDYAVNVQYTLPDDTLPSCCKGVCDLGQRIPIIPEDRDCELILPTECQGTHTGGCSSWDGTPELDTYLHCQDIGEVPDEREVCYEAASFLRQNHSQKEEARMLFPSPTLNSQKLMMTTKATGAGSYPLERSQIGD, encoded by the exons ATGCACCCTCTTGGACTGTGTAATAGCAACGATGAGGAAGACCTGTATGAGTATGGCTGGGTAGGGGTGGTGAAACTGGAACAGCCGGAGTTGGAGCCCAAGCCGTGCCTGACTGTCTTGGGAAAG CTGAACGAGGGCGCAGAGGACCCTCTGAAGAGACCGGTGGTGTACGTGAAGGGTGCTGATGCTGTCAAGCTAATGAACATCGTTAACAAGCAGAAAGTGGCACGAGCAAGGATTCAGCATCGCCCCCCACGG caaCCCACCGAGTACTTTGATATGGGAATTTTCCTGGCCTTCTTTGTGGTTGTGTCTCTTGTTTGCCTCATTCTTCTTGTCAAGATCAAACTGAAACAGCGACGTAGTCAG AATTCCATGAACAGGCTTGCAGTGCAGGCACTGGAAAAAATGGAGACCAGGAAGTTTAAATCCAAAAGTAAAGGACACCGGGAAGGCAGCTGTGGAGCGCTGGACACACTCAGTAGCAGCTCCACCTCTGACTGCGCCATCTGCTTGGAGAAGTACATCGATGGGGAG GAATTGCGTGTCATTCCCTGCACTCACCGGTTTCACAAGAAGTGTGTGGATCCTTGGCTACTGCAGCATCACACCTGCCCTCACTGCCGCCACAACATCATAG AACAGAAGAAGGGAAGCGCAGGTCCAGTCTGTCTGGAATCCATCAACCCAGCACGCAGCCGGCAGCAGAGGGTGATCCTGCCTGTGCATTACCCAGGCCGAGTGCACAGAGCAAACCAGATAACGGCGTATCCCACCCGGACAAGCATGGACCCTCATGGAAACCCCATCACGGTCCTTACAGTTGAACGACATGGTGAACAGAGCATCTACCAAGCCCAGTCCCCAGCCTATATCCAAAGTTATCAGCCTATTCATTTGGACCATGCTTTAAACGCGCATCACTGCAGCCTGGAACATCGGGCTTACTCTCCAGCTCACAACTTCCGAAGACCCAAGTTTGGTGGACGCAACTTTTCCAAAGCAGCGTGCTTTTCCCAATATGAGACCATGTATCAGCACTACTACTTCCAAGGCCTTAGTTACCCTGAGCAAGATGGACAGCCTCCAGCTGGCATTTCTTCAAAGGGTCCTTCCCGTGCCTTCCAACCTGGTAGCAGCATGATTTTCCCTCCTGTGGTACATGTAGTGCCCTCATCCCGCTTGGAGAGTGGCAGTACCTCCAGCTTCAGCTGCTATCATGGTCATCGCTCAGTGTGCAGTGGATATTTGGCTGACTGCCCTGGgagtgacagcagcagcagcagttctggCCAGTGCCACTGCTCCTCTAGTGATTCCATGGTTGACTGCACTGAAGTCAGCAACCAAGGGGTTTATGGGAGCTGCTCCACCTTTCGCAGCTCTTTAAGCAGTGACTATGACCCGTACGTTTACCGCAGTAAGAGTCCTTGCCGAGCGGGTGAGGTTAGTGGTGCGAACAGGGGTGCAATTGTTCTCTTGGAGGGCCCCCACCAGGATGAGCTTCCAGCTCACAGTCACAGTCTGGTGGGTACTGACTGTCGGCCTGTGCCAGCTTCTTCCTCAGGGGACCAACTGTCTAACTGCAGCATGGATATGAACTATAGCAGTAATTCCTCGCTAGAGCACAGGGATCCAAATGGCACTACCTCAGAGGGAGGACATGAGGCCATTCCTGGTGCTGCCTTGGATGCTAAAAGGAACTGGAAGGATCCAGAGATAGCAGGGCCGCTTATGGAGCAAGCGTGTGCATGCTGCTTTGAACTCCAGCACCCTGCCCTGGAGCCTGGCGGTGGCACAGCTGACTGTAGCGCACTCTTCCTTAGCTCTCCGCTCTGGGGGACGTGTGGCCCAGGAACAGAACCACAGTCAGGGAGCACCCCAGGCTTGTACAGTATTAACTCAGACCACTTGCATAGGACAGATGGAGTAAAATATGAGGGGTTGCCCTGCTGCTTCTATGAAGAGAAGCAGGTAGCCTGTAGTAGCAACAGTGGCAGTGGAGGCGGTGGCTGctatacagaagactatgcagtGAACGTGCAGTACACGCTTCCAGATGACACCTTGCCAAGCTGCTGTAAGGGTGTTTGTGATCTGGGTCAACGCATTCCCATAATTCCTGAAGACAGAGACTGTGAGCTGATCCTACCTACAGAGTGCcaagggacccacacaggaggcTGTAGCTCCTGGGATGGAACACCTGAGCTAGATACTTACCTGCACTGCCAAGATATAGGAGAGGTACCGGACGAGAGGGAGGTGTGCTATGAGGCAGCGTCATTCCTGCGGCAGAACCACTCTCAGAAGGAGGAAGCCAGAATGCTCTTTCCCAGTCCCACTCTGAACTCCCAGAAGCTGATGATGACCACAAAGGCCACAG GTGCTGGATCTTATCCCTTGGAGAGAAGCCAAATCGGTGACTAG
- the ZNRF3 gene encoding E3 ubiquitin-protein ligase ZNRF3 isoform X1: MRGCGAGAGPAVPPPLLLGLLLAAAPGAALGKETAFVEVVLFESSPSGDYTTYTTGLQGRFSRAGATLSAEGEIVQMHPLGLCNSNDEEDLYEYGWVGVVKLEQPELEPKPCLTVLGKAKRAVQRGATAVIFDVSENPDAIDQLNEGAEDPLKRPVVYVKGADAVKLMNIVNKQKVARARIQHRPPRQPTEYFDMGIFLAFFVVVSLVCLILLVKIKLKQRRSQNSMNRLAVQALEKMETRKFKSKSKGHREGSCGALDTLSSSSTSDCAICLEKYIDGEELRVIPCTHRFHKKCVDPWLLQHHTCPHCRHNIIEQKKGSAGPVCLESINPARSRQQRVILPVHYPGRVHRANQITAYPTRTSMDPHGNPITVLTVERHGEQSIYQAQSPAYIQSYQPIHLDHALNAHHCSLEHRAYSPAHNFRRPKFGGRNFSKAACFSQYETMYQHYYFQGLSYPEQDGQPPAGISSKGPSRAFQPGSSMIFPPVVHVVPSSRLESGSTSSFSCYHGHRSVCSGYLADCPGSDSSSSSSGQCHCSSSDSMVDCTEVSNQGVYGSCSTFRSSLSSDYDPYVYRSKSPCRAGEVSGANRGAIVLLEGPHQDELPAHSHSLVGTDCRPVPASSSGDQLSNCSMDMNYSSNSSLEHRDPNGTTSEGGHEAIPGAALDAKRNWKDPEIAGPLMEQACACCFELQHPALEPGGGTADCSALFLSSPLWGTCGPGTEPQSGSTPGLYSINSDHLHRTDGVKYEGLPCCFYEEKQVACSSNSGSGGGGCYTEDYAVNVQYTLPDDTLPSCCKGVCDLGQRIPIIPEDRDCELILPTECQGTHTGGCSSWDGTPELDTYLHCQDIGEVPDEREVCYEAASFLRQNHSQKEEARMLFPSPTLNSQKLMMTTKATGAGSYPLERSQIGD; this comes from the exons ATGCACCCTCTTGGACTGTGTAATAGCAACGATGAGGAAGACCTGTATGAGTATGGCTGGGTAGGGGTGGTGAAACTGGAACAGCCGGAGTTGGAGCCCAAGCCGTGCCTGACTGTCTTGGGAAAG GCAAAGCGAGCAGTACAGCGAGGAGCCACAGCGGTCATCTTTGATGTTTCTGAAAACCCAGATGCCATTGATCAG CTGAACGAGGGCGCAGAGGACCCTCTGAAGAGACCGGTGGTGTACGTGAAGGGTGCTGATGCTGTCAAGCTAATGAACATCGTTAACAAGCAGAAAGTGGCACGAGCAAGGATTCAGCATCGCCCCCCACGG caaCCCACCGAGTACTTTGATATGGGAATTTTCCTGGCCTTCTTTGTGGTTGTGTCTCTTGTTTGCCTCATTCTTCTTGTCAAGATCAAACTGAAACAGCGACGTAGTCAG AATTCCATGAACAGGCTTGCAGTGCAGGCACTGGAAAAAATGGAGACCAGGAAGTTTAAATCCAAAAGTAAAGGACACCGGGAAGGCAGCTGTGGAGCGCTGGACACACTCAGTAGCAGCTCCACCTCTGACTGCGCCATCTGCTTGGAGAAGTACATCGATGGGGAG GAATTGCGTGTCATTCCCTGCACTCACCGGTTTCACAAGAAGTGTGTGGATCCTTGGCTACTGCAGCATCACACCTGCCCTCACTGCCGCCACAACATCATAG AACAGAAGAAGGGAAGCGCAGGTCCAGTCTGTCTGGAATCCATCAACCCAGCACGCAGCCGGCAGCAGAGGGTGATCCTGCCTGTGCATTACCCAGGCCGAGTGCACAGAGCAAACCAGATAACGGCGTATCCCACCCGGACAAGCATGGACCCTCATGGAAACCCCATCACGGTCCTTACAGTTGAACGACATGGTGAACAGAGCATCTACCAAGCCCAGTCCCCAGCCTATATCCAAAGTTATCAGCCTATTCATTTGGACCATGCTTTAAACGCGCATCACTGCAGCCTGGAACATCGGGCTTACTCTCCAGCTCACAACTTCCGAAGACCCAAGTTTGGTGGACGCAACTTTTCCAAAGCAGCGTGCTTTTCCCAATATGAGACCATGTATCAGCACTACTACTTCCAAGGCCTTAGTTACCCTGAGCAAGATGGACAGCCTCCAGCTGGCATTTCTTCAAAGGGTCCTTCCCGTGCCTTCCAACCTGGTAGCAGCATGATTTTCCCTCCTGTGGTACATGTAGTGCCCTCATCCCGCTTGGAGAGTGGCAGTACCTCCAGCTTCAGCTGCTATCATGGTCATCGCTCAGTGTGCAGTGGATATTTGGCTGACTGCCCTGGgagtgacagcagcagcagcagttctggCCAGTGCCACTGCTCCTCTAGTGATTCCATGGTTGACTGCACTGAAGTCAGCAACCAAGGGGTTTATGGGAGCTGCTCCACCTTTCGCAGCTCTTTAAGCAGTGACTATGACCCGTACGTTTACCGCAGTAAGAGTCCTTGCCGAGCGGGTGAGGTTAGTGGTGCGAACAGGGGTGCAATTGTTCTCTTGGAGGGCCCCCACCAGGATGAGCTTCCAGCTCACAGTCACAGTCTGGTGGGTACTGACTGTCGGCCTGTGCCAGCTTCTTCCTCAGGGGACCAACTGTCTAACTGCAGCATGGATATGAACTATAGCAGTAATTCCTCGCTAGAGCACAGGGATCCAAATGGCACTACCTCAGAGGGAGGACATGAGGCCATTCCTGGTGCTGCCTTGGATGCTAAAAGGAACTGGAAGGATCCAGAGATAGCAGGGCCGCTTATGGAGCAAGCGTGTGCATGCTGCTTTGAACTCCAGCACCCTGCCCTGGAGCCTGGCGGTGGCACAGCTGACTGTAGCGCACTCTTCCTTAGCTCTCCGCTCTGGGGGACGTGTGGCCCAGGAACAGAACCACAGTCAGGGAGCACCCCAGGCTTGTACAGTATTAACTCAGACCACTTGCATAGGACAGATGGAGTAAAATATGAGGGGTTGCCCTGCTGCTTCTATGAAGAGAAGCAGGTAGCCTGTAGTAGCAACAGTGGCAGTGGAGGCGGTGGCTGctatacagaagactatgcagtGAACGTGCAGTACACGCTTCCAGATGACACCTTGCCAAGCTGCTGTAAGGGTGTTTGTGATCTGGGTCAACGCATTCCCATAATTCCTGAAGACAGAGACTGTGAGCTGATCCTACCTACAGAGTGCcaagggacccacacaggaggcTGTAGCTCCTGGGATGGAACACCTGAGCTAGATACTTACCTGCACTGCCAAGATATAGGAGAGGTACCGGACGAGAGGGAGGTGTGCTATGAGGCAGCGTCATTCCTGCGGCAGAACCACTCTCAGAAGGAGGAAGCCAGAATGCTCTTTCCCAGTCCCACTCTGAACTCCCAGAAGCTGATGATGACCACAAAGGCCACAG GTGCTGGATCTTATCCCTTGGAGAGAAGCCAAATCGGTGACTAG